The DNA region catttagaatgcattccacaatttttgtgcacatgatgcggtttttttttccgcgtaaaaaacgcagcatgttcaataattttgcggatttcccactatattattgcattgggaacctccggaaaaatccgcaaaaaaacgcaccaaaaacgcagtaaaaacacagtgaaaacgcaagaaaaacgcatgcggatttcttgcagaaaatgtcctgttttgctcaggaaatttctgcaagaaatcctgaacgtgtgcacatagcctaaaatatttacaaaagtgtgaggggtgtactcacattTGTGATCTACTGTAGGTTGTCTCTACAGTGCTCCTCACACACACATGAAGACCACACAGTGCTCCCAGCAAAGTATGATGCTGCCACAGCACACTCGCAATACGATGCCCCTATAGTCCCCCCACAATATGATGCCTCCATAGTCCCCCCACAATATGATGCACCCAGTGTGCCCCCAGAGAGTATTATgccacatatagtatgatggccccaacagcCCCTCACAGAACATGATAGCCCAAATGGCCGCTGAAGTCCCCCCCGATAGCACCCCAAAGGGTGTGATGGTCTTCACAGACCTCCCACAGGGTGCAACACTCCCGACAGTCTTCCACAGGGTGCAACACTCCCGACAGTCTCCCACAGGGTGTAACACTCCTGACAGTCTCCCACAGGGTGCGACACTCCCGACAGTCTCCCACAGTGTGCGACACTCCCGACAGTCTCCCACAGGGTGCGACACTCCCGACAGTCTCCCACAGGGTGTAACACTCCTGACAGTCTCCCACAGGGTGCGACACTCCCGACAGTCTCCCACAGGGTGCGACACTCCCGACAGTCTCCCACAGGGTGCGACACTCCCGACAGTCTCCCACAGGGTGCGACACTCCCGACAGTCTCCCACAGGGTGCGACACTCCCGACAGTCTCCCACAGGGTGCGACACTCCCGACAGTCTCCCACAGGGTGCGACACTCCCGACAGTCTCCCACAGGGTGCGACACTCCCGACAGTCTCCCACAGGGTGCGACACTCCCGACAGTCTCCCACAGGGTGCGACACTCCCGACAGTCTTCCACAGGGTGCGACACTCCCGTCAGTCTCCCACAGGGTGCGACACTCCCGTCAGTCTCCCACAGGGTGCGACACTCCCGACAGTCTCCCACAGGGTGCGACACTCCCGACAGTCTCCCACAAGGTGCGACACTCCCGACAGTCTCCCACAAGGTGCGACACTCCCGACAGTCTCCCACAAGGTGCGACACTCCCGACAGTCTCCCACAGGGTGCGACACTCCCGACAGTCTCCCACAGGGTGCGACACTCCCGACAGTCTCCCACAGGGTGCGACACTCCCGACAGTCTCCCACAGGGTGTGATACTCCCCAAgtctcccatacagtatgatgctgtCGCACAGTATGGTAACCCCTTACAGTTCTTCTCAATTTTCTTTCATGAGTACTaactgccaaaataaaaaaaatgttcacttACCTCCTTTCTCCCAATGCGCTGCTCAAGTCTGTGCAGTGTTTGGACTGAGAGTCTGCGCAGTAAATGTGATCTAGTTATATCATTAGGGCTAAGGATGTGTGGTCTGGCACCATTATCGGTATGCCGCTGCTACCTGCCCTTTGTATTTgtaggtgtgatgcagtgacccctgtaacaggtagggggcgctgcatggtctccccggtatgtgcacggagttgtattgaggccgtgagaatagacctgcagtgatgtcaggatcacgtgaccagccatgtgatccattactgtgggtgtggttacaggtacataacgtgaccagggtgtgggtcacatggtccctgggttcctgtgtggttccagtgagtggacctgagtggtgaggttacagggggttcctgagcgctgtgtgtgggctgtgtacgctcctgtgctggaagacctggtaggaggcttcctggagagcacatgctggcgtgagaggtcctgggaggtgtaccaggacccctgagcaacacacagtggaacttggggaagctacagtccttcggtggctctggactgactgatgtgtgccggccaggcaagttggtgaaccacgtaaggcagtttccccaggagagaggactgacaaggagtcagcagacggagcaggagctcccataaggtacctccacaagccGTTGGTacttgtaacctggactgtgtggtaacccacggcaactggtcagtgaggaccagcatgtttagtgtccgtgagtccaacccgtagttaaagtgtttgaagatgcaagttaatgtcaccagttggtgcctgtgatgttctatgaactgtgcataacccggtttatgaggcttaataaaccgtatggactgctttgttttaaaaacccgtgcccgtgtgcttgaatatcgcagccaagcgagtgtcccccaacacactcagtaagaatagtcttacatagGGTATTGGAGTAGCAGAGGCAAAACTGATAGAAATAAATAAATGGTTATGGTCCCATCGATGAAAGGCTGCCTTGCCGCCACTGGTGGTCTTACATGTATTTGCTAATTTCTGCACTAAGTTCCTTAATTTTGTAAGCGTATTTTACATGACAGCAAAGCAGTGTACACGTCATATATGCGAGGTTTTCATACATCTTGGTGCATACAGTGTGCTACTGTGCTCTTTGATATTTATATATCTTAATTTTTTGGGGACAAAAAGTGCGTCTTGGGCTCCGTTCCCACTGTCAGGAAGTAGCAGCACTTTTGATGCAGCGTATGTTCACTGTGTACAAAGTGCTGCCTTCTATTGagtgcaggtaaatccgcatgtgttctctGAACCATGAGGatttactgcatccaatacattgtattggTGAAAGttctgttgcggagactagcgTATCCACAAGAAAAATTGACATTCTGCGGTTCTGAAAGACGCACCTCATGTCCGTCTCCGTGGGTGATCCACAGGTGCACATGTACTCATAgtagacatgggatttctagaaatcccatccactctgctgtAACATAAATACACAGTATCAAACctgcagcaattcctgatcgtgggcttGTACCCTTATAGTCCGAAGAATACGGTAATAGTCACTGCAACTTGCACTCTTCACATTTGCTTCATTCTGTTagaagtgctggtcagtttttttgtcTTTTCTTGCATTACCGTCTGAGATTATCCACATGCCAgttattttttttgttgttcacAAAAGAAGCGACACGTCCTGATCTTGACTTGTTTTGTGGAGCAAACTCAAACATTCATGTTAATGGTTCCGCAAAACAATGGCCACATGGAGTTGCATTCATGTGCTGTCCGTTATTCCCCAAATAATGTTATGAATTTTGGAAAACCTCTGGCACTTATGGTTTTCTTATAAGAAGAACGGATGATGCAGAGATGGTAAAAAACAGATTCCCTGACCAAAAGTTGATGACATTTGGGTCCAGCGCTCTGATGGAAATTGTTCAGTTTTTCAGATGAGAAAATAAACTGACTTGTTAATGAGGCCTGAGAAAATATCTCTGCAGTCTGTGATCTAGGTTTTTGCGCCAATATCAGAAGTGGATCCCGCACATGTGAACTTGGCTGTCTTTGCAGATATTGATGACACCACCTTTTGGTTTTTATAAACAATTCTGTGCAATTTGTTTTTGGATCATTTTATGACCTCCCACGTGAAAATTGCCGTAAAAAATTGCTTCATCTGTGTACTGGCTGAGTCATTTTACAGTATAaaatatttttgaatttttttagatCTGTTGTCATTGTAATAATTTTATTCCTTTCTGTATTATTTATTGTGCCATAAGATCAATGGGAATACATCCGAGGTCATTTCTATGTGCTCTGTAATATAGGTGGTTGAGGTTATTGAAGAGAAGAATGGTGCAGCTTGTTCGGAGCTGGTTTCATTTAGACATGCCCACATCGCAAACCCCAGACTACAGGTAGGAAATTGTCGCTCATCTACTTCTCACATTAGCATTTTTTTACTAGGTTATTTTAAAGGGGTGATTAACCCCTTGTCAAATACAATATTCTCTTGTGTAAAATAGTAATACTGGCTTCCTGCACTGACGGCGTTTTGATGATGACAGTAGCAGGTCTGCTGGCGCTCAGGTGACATTATTGTTCCACATGAGCGCTGTAGCCTATCAAtggtcgctgattggctgcagctttcACACCTTCCTTGGGCATCCAAGTTTCGTCAAGTGTGAgtgtgattggctgctgtgctcACATGGCATAACAGTATCACCCACGGACCAGCCACCGGCATCGCTAGAATGCTGCCAGTGTAGGAAGTGAGTATCTGCATTTAAAGAGGTATCCCCTAAAAATCAAGTTATTTCATGTCCACGGGAACTTGCTGATCGTTGGGGTTACGATTGTTGGGACCCTCAGCGATTATTGGGAATAACCctctaagggtggtttcacacttgcgtttttgtctgcagcgttttttgcacaaaaaacgcatgcgttttttttcccctatatttaacattgaaaactcatgcgttttttttgtacgcgtttggtcgcgttttcaaacgcatgcgtttttttctgcatgcgttcattttcagaaatgctacctgcagtattttcgtttgccgcgaaaaaacgcatgcgttttttcgcggcaaaaaaatgcattgctgtctatgtaaacgcatgcgtttttaagcacatgcgtttgcgttaaaaacgcatgcgtttttattggaaaaaaacagaaaacacactgaaaagtcacccaccaccatcaaggtgataaaaggatccaaaccctaaccctacccctaacctcacccctaaccgtttaatgaacattttctgacagtcatagtgccacgtatttcagtgccacgtatttcagtgccacaatatttcagtgccacgtatttcagtgccacgatatttcagtgccacgatatttcagtgccacgatatttcatggcacttatatacgtatatacgtatataaacgtatttcagtgccacgcatttcaggttaggggtaggggtagggttaggggtagggttttttcttgttttcttgtggttttctataaaaacgcatgcgtctaaaaaacgcatgcgttttaccgcgtttacatgcgttttttcacacatgcggtttttaaaaaaacgcatgcagataaaaacgcaagtgtgaaaccagcctaagtctagAGGTGCGttgttcaagtagtggacaaccctgttAATAATTTATTTGCATTCTATATGACACAATATGTGATCCTAATTAGAAATACTGTTGAGACTTCATTATTGTGCACGTATTGCTAATTGTCTCTTTCTACCATTCAGCTGTGTGCTCCAGAAGACAAATGTCAGCAGATGTTGGAACCTCCATATGATGAAATGATTGCAGCCCATTTAAGGTGACTTAGCAGCAGTTGAAGGGGATGAAAAGTTTTTGGGATATGCTTGTATAATAGATGAAAGTAGTTGAGGTTCTAGAGCTCCATTCACACCGTACCCCTCAAATATGGCATTTATGAAACAGGCAGTCCCCTCTGGTTCTATGATAAAGCGAACCTGTCGGGTAATTTATTCTGCCTTTTCTGAAAgcagggtaataataataataataataataatctttatttatatagcgccaacatattccgcagcgctttacagtttaacagtttcaaacacaacagtcataggtagtgttgagcattccgataccgcaagtatcgggtatcggccgatatttgctgtatcggaattccgataccgagatccgatacttttgtggtatcgggtatcggtatcgaaacaacattaatgtgtaaaagaaagaattaaaataaaaaatattgctatactcacctctccgacgcagcctggacctcaccgagggaaccggcagcgttctttgcttaaaatgcgcgcttttccttccttccgtggccgcgacgcgaccaatcacagcaagccgtgacgtaattttcaggtccttctaggcattcagtattttaaaattacgttccggctttgtgattggtcgcgtcgcggtcacatgggcgacgcgaccaatcacaagccgtgacgtcacgggaggcaggagacgcgcgcattttaaaatgcgcgcgtctcctgcctcccgtgacgtcacggcttgtgattggtcgcgtcgcccatgtgaccgcgacgcgaccaatcacaaaccagaacgtaattttaaaatcctgaaggacctgaaattacgtcacggcttgctgtgattggttgcgtcgcggccacatgggcgacgcgaccaatcacaagccgtgacgtcacgggaggctggacacgcgcgcattttaaaatgcgcgcgtctcctgcctcccgtgacgtcacggcttgtgattggtcgcgtcgcccatgtgaccgcgacgcgaccaatcacaaagccggaacgtaattttaaaatactgaatgcctagaaggacctgaaaattacgtcacggcttgctgtgattggtcgcgtcgcggccacatgggcggcacgcgaccaatcagaagccgtgacgtcacggaaggaacgaaaagcgcgcattttaagcaaagaacgctgctggttccctcggtgaggtccaggctgcgtcggagaggtgagtatagcaatattttttattttaattctttattttacacattaatatggttcccagggcctgaaggagagtttcctctccttcagaccctgggaaccatcagggataccgtccgatacttgagtcccattgacttgtattggtatcgggtatcggtatcggattagatccgatactttgccggtatcggccgatactttccgataccgatactttcaagtatcggacggtatcgctcaacactagtcataggtaacaatgttaacaatacagtaataaagcagaataaaacaaaatacgacgaccctgctcgtgagagcttacaatctacagggtaCAATAAAGGGAGAGATGCTGGGTCCTGCGGTGTGTCGGCTTACGTTATTGTGAGCAGGGTTTCCAAGTGAATAGAAAACGACTCCTAATAGCCGTGAGCATTctaagtgccctccccccacacagTGATTGACAGCCCTTTATGAGTGTGTTTAGAGAGCGCTGACAATCACTgtccactgtgtgcagaattattagagaaCTCTTGTGACCACATaacttttatgcagattttccaactccattgtataaacttgaatgcttattggaggaagcagatcaggtgatgtgtttgCGTAATAAGGGAGGGTGAggcctaaggatacaacaccctttattaaggtgttcagaattattaggcagcttgtttttacccttcgccacgacagcaccccacatgagagagagggatccgcccataggaacaggaaacctacagaataaaaggaggcggtcccctctcctcctcagtttaggtttcctgtttctatgggaaccccgaagtacctgcagtccaaaaaaggattcctgggccatgcacccgcctgcgtcagtctctggtggaacggcaggggctgcggtgccagaagcagcggcgggggagccactgtttgcagcctcccccctcgtctgatcgtcgccatggtccgggttcggtaccgctgggccgcccggatccatgaggacgcgcgcgctcagcggccggcttcttatccagcagccgccgcatggtaaggaggagcggcgcgtctaacccggaagtcgctggagcacttccgggttgggtccggggaggcaggagattcggcgccagatttaaaagtgcagcactagcgtcggccggtgtgtgtaagtatggcttcaccggccgatgtagcgcacttgtctgcaacagagcagtctcccagtaaggagacaagcgccaggagcagcaccaaaagtggagatcgatcccaggaaaaACGATCTGCCACCAGACAGAAAGGTCTTTCAGccaagaatccgcctccagaaccggtacctgtcagcttcactgggtgagttttaaaagagtctcttcccatatgctgatatatgttcctcctatatccccttcctctagactaagaaaaggacacataaaaccaaacacaaagaatgtgccttatgcttgcaacccctcccggactcatatactaagaggttatgtgcagagtgcatcgtactgaccttacggcaagaaaacgtaatgaccccgtctgacgttagagccataattcgtgaagagatgcaaggtctggcccatacaagtagcaccagtacccgccagcccagcaggtcccgatctccagtaagctcggagtcagaggtagtgcaaaaatcctctgatgaagaggagtcccagcaAAGTTCATCagaatatgaaggagggctttgtctaccaaatagtagcgtagacagtttaattaaagccgtcaggagcacgatggggtgcccagatgagaagggaaagaagtcagcgcaggacatcatgttcgcgggattaggacaaagaaaacgaaggtccttccccaccatacccacaattaaggagctggttaagaaagagtgggaaaaacaacatacaagaggattcttgccatcctctgctaaaagacgctaccccttcagtgacgaagaacttagttcctggcaaaaaaattccaaaagttgatgcggcagtggcttcaacttctaaacagtcggtcttgcctgtggaggactcagggactctaacggatccgttagaccgaaaggcagaagccttacttaagaggtcatgggaggcaaatacgggggcattcaggccagccattgctagcacctgcactgcaaggtcactgctagtatggacagagcagctggaggaacaaattagaggtggagcttcgaggaatacaattctgtcgaaaatccctctaatgaaagacgCAGTAGCATTTCTAGCAGATGCGTCGGTAGATTCActacgcctaacagccaggtcagccggcctagtaaacacagcacggcgagcactctggttgaagaattggaaaggggacgcacaggccaaagcaaaactttgcgcgatcccctgccagggtgagttcctatttgggaaagctctggacgagctcttaaataaagcaggagagcggaagaaaggcttccctaaccagtaccttccctcttacaggagagctttcaggagacgccccttcaccaggaataaacctactgagcaaagggagcgctgggaggcaaaggatccaaaacaaaaaggtgctctgttttccggatcctataaccaaaaacgcaacaagtaccgttaattatgaagtgggcggtagattgaagTATTTCTCTTCTAAATGGAAATTAATAACATCTAgtccttggattctggacattattgggaatggattaaagttagaatttgatagaatcccttgggattcttttattgtaacatctccgagaggtcaacaacaacaagaagctctggaatcagagatcctatcgcttctatctaaaaaagtattgatagaagttccccgggatcaagaagggagggggttctattcccctttattcttgatcaataaaccggatggttcattcagaaccatcataaacctcaaaaaactaaattcctttttacgtaaccacactttcaaaatggaatccattagttctaccatcaagcttttgttccctaggtgtgtcatggccgggatagacctaaaagatgcatactatcatcttccaatacatgccgaacaccagcagtatctaagagtagcggtcatcctggagggacaggttcgtcacttccaatatgtggcaatgccatttgggctttctatggccccccgcatttttacaaaagtgatgttagaggtaatggctcatctacgccaacgggacactttaataataccctacctagatgactttctagtagTAGGGAATTCTGTagctcaatgtaaattgcggttatctaacacaatctcatccctgcaggagttgggttggattatcaacttcgaaaagtccaggctgaatccagacactactcaaatgtttctagggatccagctagactcagtaagtcaaaaaagcttcctcccgcattcaaagaaaaggactatacagtcaaaggtgtcagaagcgataaagaacccctacatgacactaaggaaggctatgtccttactgggatcattgtcctcatgtatcccggctgtaccatgggctcaatttcatacccgccaattacagttcaaagtactgtcagcccagggacgggtaggacacctagagagtaaactaactctctctagagatgtcatagaatctctatcctggtggctagatatgggacacctgtcagggggtgtaccatggataatagatccatccagaataattactacagacgccagccctacgggatggggtgcacatatggaggatgatatagtccaggatacctggaatcagtcagaatcatcatgttcatcaaattggaaagagttaacagcagtagggaaagccttaaattattttcttccacagatccaaggagcagatgtaagagttttctcagacaactccaccacagtggcctatgtaaaccgccagggcggtacacggtcaggaagtctgatgaccatcgcaggggagatcttccagttcgcagaggctcatcttgcgtccctaacagccctacacatcagaggcatagagaataccaaagcggactacctcagccgaaacaggctgcgccagggagaatggtccttaaacagagccgtgttcagactaataacaaaagcatggggagtgcctcagatagatctatttgccacaagaggcaacagacaggtagaaagattcgcttccctgaactccatggatcacccagacatgctggactctctacaccatccttggaacttcaaactggcgtacgcctttcctccaatgtctctgattccgctagtgatcaggaagatcaggagggagcaagcaaggataatcctcattgcacccttctggccaaaaagaccgtggttctcctgcctccagagcatgtgtctatccgatccatggattcttccattggacaaggaactactgttccaggggccgtttttccacccgcaagtgaaagggcttcacttgacggcgtggaacttgagcggcaattattaacttcaaggggtttctcagaacaactagtaaacaccctgctactaagtaggaaaagatctaccaccctgatatatagcagggtatggaaaaaattcttagactttcatacagtaccattcactaagcaggttccgataacacctattctagagttcctacaaaaaggtagagaattaggactatcagtgaacaccttaagagtccagatatcagcgttaggagccttatatggatataatatagccgctgatagatgggtctccagattcattaagtcttgtgaacggAGTAACCcagtacatattccccgtctacctccgtgggatttaaatctagtgctagaagccttaaccagctccccatttgagcctctagattctatacctctaaatgtcctcacatataaggtagccctcttggtagctctgacctcagccagacgtgttagtgacatccaggccctatcagtagacccaccattcttactgatattccatgaccgaatagtcctaaaaccagacccctcatacctccctaaggtagcatccacctaccacaggtcacaggaaatatttctcccttccttttttgattctcctgtaacccctgaacaacataagttccacaccttagatgtcagaagagccatcctgacttatatagaaaggtgtcaaacatggagggagagtagggctctgtttatctcctttcagggccacaagaaaggacatggggtcacgagagctaccatatctcggtggatcagagatgctatctgcttggcctatacatcgaaaggcgagattcctccagtgggtattaaagcgcactcaacacgagccatggcttcctcctgggcggaacaagcggatgtcccgatccatctaatatgtaaggccgcaacttggtctacaccttctaccttttacaaccattatagacttgatctatcttcatcgTCTGATTTGACATTTGGTAGAGCTGTGCTTAGTACAGTTATCCCACCcgagtaatgactctctgaaagtctctcatgtggggtgctgtcgtggcgaagggtaaaaagccggattactcaccggtaatgctcttttaatgagtccacgacagcacccatttacaaccctccctgattatgcacagccctttctttaattcacaaataatggttgtatagagtttttaagatattttgctgaataagaattaatactaaagcttttgcggttccctttttatactctgtaaactaaactgaggaggagaggggaccgcctccttttattctgtaggtttcctgttcctatgggcggatccctctctctcatgtggggtgctgtcgtggactcattaaaagagcattaccggtgagtaatccggcttttccttAGGAAAAATGGGCCAAAAAGATATTTAACTGACTGTGAAAAGTTACAAATTGTTCCAAGTTTTACAGAGGGATACAGCACTTTTGAAAAATATTGGGGAGTGATCAGAGAATCATCAAAAATTTTGTTTGGAATAGTCAATAGAGTCGCAAACAATGTATTGATAAAACAAGATGCACATTGACTGCAAAACATTCGAGAAGAATCCAACATAAAACGACCAGGAATCAATCATCCCCCGGTGTTTTTATATTCCAAAACTGTAATCTCCCTGAAAGGCCcagaagtgcaaggtgttcagtgctcagataaATGGCCAAGGTGAGAAAGACTGAAACCCGTCCACCACTCAACAAGACACATATGTTGAAACAACAAGACACATATGTTGAAACAACAAGACACATATGTTGAACCATCAAAACTGGGCCAAGAAAGGCTTGCCAAGCAGTGGAGTACTTTGATGCATGCGATGGAGcaatgtcctgcataaaaatcatagttttcttgaaagatgcagactttttcctgtaccactgctactAAAAACTTGCTTTCGGTGGGAGAGTTGATTTTAAGTCCATCTTCAACCCAAAgaggtccaactagctcatctttaataattacagcccataccagtaccccacatccatcttgctggcatctgagtcgaagTGGAGGTCAGTGCCCATTACTGACCCAGCCacaggcccatccatctggtccatcgagTACCTCTCATCACATCAGTCCAGAAAACCTTTTTTGTAAAATCTGtcatcagatatttcttggcccaatcttgacttttcaacttctgtgtcttgttcagtggtggtcagatTTCAGCCTTCCTCACCTTGGTCATGTCCctaagcactgaacaccttgtacttctaggCACTCCAGGgcggttgcagtt from Ranitomeya variabilis isolate aRanVar5 chromosome 3, aRanVar5.hap1, whole genome shotgun sequence includes:
- the LOC143816503 gene encoding uncharacterized protein LOC143816503 — protein: MKDAVAFLADASVDSLRLTARSAGLVNTARRALWLKNWKGDAQAKAKLCAIPCQGELSGDAPSPGINLLSKGSAGRQRIQNKKVLCFPDPITKNATSTVNYEVGGRLKYFSSKWKLITSSPWILDIIGNGLKLEFDRIPWDSFIVTSPRGQQQQEALESEILSLLSKKVLIEVPRDQEGRGFYSPLFLINKPDGSFRTIINLKKLNSFLRNHTFKMESISSTIKLLFPRCVMAGIDLKDAYYHLPIHAEHQQYLRVAVILEGQVRHFQYVAMPFGLSMAPRIFTKVMLEVMAHLRQRDTLIIPYLDDFLVVGNSVAQCKLRLSNTISSLQELGWIINFEKSRLNPDTTQMFLGIQLDSIQGADVRVFSDNSTTVAYVNRQGGTRSGSLMTIAGEIFQFAEAHLASLTALHIRGIENTKADYLSRNRLRQGEWSLNRAVFRLITKAWGVPQIDLFATRGNRQVERFASLNSMDHPDMLDSLHHPWNFKLAYAFPPMSLIPLVIRKIRREQARIILIAPFWPKRPWFSCLQSMCLSDPWILPLDKELLFQGPFFHPQVKGLHLTAWNLSGNY